Below is a genomic region from Meleagris gallopavo isolate NT-WF06-2002-E0010 breed Aviagen turkey brand Nicholas breeding stock chromosome 5, Turkey_5.1, whole genome shotgun sequence.
ggaggggagatttcggttggatgtcagggggaagttctctactatgagagtggtgaggtgctggaacaggctgcccagagaggatgtggatgccccgtccatccctgaaggtgttcaaggccaggttggatggggccctgggcagcctggtctggtattaaatggggaggttggtggccctgcatgtggcaggggggttgcagattcatgatccttgaggtcccttccaaccctggccattctgtgattctgtttatatgtgtgtatttataAATCCTGCAAAGGAGGGACAGGTTTATTTTGGTGTCTTTTGAATTCAGGAGGCTTccttcagaaatgaagaaatctcATCCTcccaaatgaaaatatttggcttTGTAATTGCATACTGCAGTTCTTATTGTCTTCTCTGCAAAACATTCATTCTCAGTGGCAACTTACCATTTGTAGAGCTTGACATGATAAAGCAAACACAGTCATACACTGAAGGGCTGTCTCGGATCCTCTCAACCCAAATGTTGGCCACCTCAGGTTGGGAGAGGCAAGTCAGCAACAACCTAGGCAGAAATTGCCCATGTAACAGATCAGAAGCCAGATCACTGATCTTAGCTGTACAAGTGTGAATCTAACGTAACAAGCAAGAAGTGACAGAAGACAGGAACCGAGCCACAGAAAATCAATTCAGAATAAAGTGGAAATGACAAAAGGATAGGATGGGAAGACATTAAAACAACGAGCCCACTTGCAAATCTTTTTCCCAGGACCTCAGAACAGAGCAGGATTAGACTAAGAATACGTTAATTTCTGAGATGTCCTACCTGCTTGTTTCCAGGAGAGTTGGAGAGTCTGAATCACACAAACGTTGCAGTAACACTTGGCTTTAAGCAGAAAATCCaagataaaaatgttaagaaaaaaaacttttaatatcttttaaaaaatatacattccAAACTTGTTTTCCTAACTGCAGCAGTGTACTACGATTAAAACCAGCTCTTCCTGACTATGCAGGCATCACTGGTGTTTCAAGATTGCCAGGCTCAGAGATTGAAAATGCAAGAGTTTGACAAGTGGCTATAAAACATTACATCAA
It encodes:
- the LOC104911021 gene encoding protein SAAL1-like; this encodes MGVFAKSKCPRLTEICVGILGNMACFQDICMAISKDENLGQVLLQRLCDSDSPTLLETSRLLLTCLSQPEVANIWVERIRDSPSVYDCVCFIMSSSTNGKLPLRMNVLQRRQ